A single window of Solenopsis invicta isolate M01_SB chromosome 3, UNIL_Sinv_3.0, whole genome shotgun sequence DNA harbors:
- the LOC113005834 gene encoding uncharacterized protein LOC113005834 — MDLLTSSDDLDRIEPYDSTVEIIGYVDGIDAPRYVGDKRQYKVLKLFLNNGSGKRVQVITWNDKIDRIESHIKFNCVIHLDGALAQPAKLVQFNNGNMPYKLQIQSNTKISCLGKFKFENITNQPESEKINFSEVLNTTTRVTLKAYIKTNFASFYNNKLNKKIGCGSITDGKYKLEIHFLNFNDENYDYLDLKKDDKIKIIGSIQKTGKT; from the exons ATGGATTTATTAACATCCAGTGATGATTTGGATCGAATAGAACCTTATGATTCAACCGT cgAAATAATCGGATATGTTGATGGCATAGATGCTCCACGATATGTAGGAGACAAACGTCAGTACAAAgtcttaaaattgtttttaaacaatGGATCAGGAAAACGAGTCCAAGTAATAACTTGGAACGATAAAATTGATAGAATAGAATctcatataaaattcaattgtg tcattcatttaGACGGTGCACTAGCACAACCAGCAAAATTAGTGCAATTTAATAATGGTAATATGccttacaaattacaaattcaatcaaatacaaaaatttcatgtttgggaaaatttaaatttgaaaatataacaaaccAGCCAgaatcagaaaaaataaatttttcagaagtTTTAAATACGACAACAAGAGTCA CATTAAAAGCTTacatcaaaacaaattttgcatcgttctataataataaattaaataaaaaaattggttgtGGGTCTATTACTGACGGAAAgtataaattagaaatacattttttaaattttaatgatgaaAATTACGATTATCTTGATCTTAAAAAagatgacaaaataaaaattattggatcTATACAAAAAACAGGTAAAACATag
- the LOC105202492 gene encoding jerky protein homolog-like isoform X1, with product MLSRYCFQMSPTFYGPRKTNRASWTQENLDKALKDLQNKNASIRDIALKNNIPEKTLRTRIKENNFIKGNLGKKSHLGEEMEKKLVEHVIKLQSVGFAPSRKNLRKLTFNLSQKLGLKQVFNIEKKIAGKGWYRSFMRRNPTLSIRKPRGTSNARANAMNKEDIKNYFDLLKQCLNDNNLMNKPSNIYNMDESGLQLNNEPDVVVALKGSRNVQIRQCAERGETITIVTCCNAEGSFLPPYCIFKGIRKQETWDMNMPPGSVIKMRKESAYINEDLFMDWLENHFIPRKSPGQCLLILDGHGSQTNSPDMLQMAVDNDVHILCLPSHTTHYLQPLDRAFFKPLKTYFRDAACEWGNANPTKKIGRIHFGLLLTKAWSQAATIQTGISGFRATGIYPFCPSAIPEYAYLQSAIQHEESSESDKEMSLPIITNSSSTHCQTCIMTDESKVGYLTLNESQAQPGPSNMNQQPPLLAETPTTKTYQVPVRRILKEISPIPKTDHLHQENNKLH from the exons atgttATCTAGATATTGTTTCCAAATGTCGCCAACGTTTTATGGTCCTCGAAAAACAAACCGAGCGTCATGGACGCAAGAAAATCTTGATAAAGCTTTGaaagatttgcaaaataaaaatgcatcaaTAAGagatattgctttaaaaaataatattcctgaaaagACCCTCAGGACtcgaataaaagaaaataattttattaaaggaaaTCTGGGCAAGAAATCTCATCTAGGcgaagaaatggaaaaaaaattagtcgaACATGTTATAAAACTACAATCAGTAGGATTTGCAccttcaagaaaaaatttaagaaaactaactttcaatttatcacaaaaattgggtctgaaacaagtttttaatatcgagaaaaaaattgctgGAAAGGGTTGGTACAGGTCATTTATGAGAAGAAATCCTACTTTGTCCATTAGAAAACCCAGAGGAACGTCAAATGCACGTGCAAATGCAATGAATAAAGAAGATATTAAGAACtattttgatttattgaaaCAATGTCTCAATGACAATAACTTGATGAATAAACCcagtaatatttataacatgGATGAGTCTGGTCTGCAACTGAACAATGAACCTGATGTTGTGGTAGCTCTTAAAGGTAGTAGAAATGTTCAAATTCGTCAATGTGCTGAAAGGGGAGAAACAATTACAATAGTAACTTGCTGTAATGCGGAAGGTTCATTCTTACCACCATACTGCATATTTAAAGGTATTAGAAAGCAGGAAACATGGGACATGAATATGCCACCTGgatctgttattaaaatgagaAAG GAATCTGCCTATATCAATGAAGATCTCTTCATGGATTGGCTGGAAAATCATTTTATTCCAAGAAAGAGTCCAGGACAATGTTTATTGATTTTGGATGGCCATGGATCCCAGACAAACTCTCCTGATATGCTACAAATGGCAGTGGATAATGATGTCCATATACTTTGTTTACCTAGCCATACTACACACTATCTTCAACCACTTGATAGAGCATTTTTTAAACCTCTAAAAACATATTTTCGAGATGCTGCCTGTGAATGGGGTAATGCAAATCcaacgaaaaaaattggaagaatTCATTTTGGTCTCTTGTTAACAAAAGCTTGGTCTCAAGCAGCTACTATCCAGACGGGAATATCAGGTTTTAGAGCAACTGGTATATATCCTTTTTGTCCATCAGCAATACCAGAATATGCATATCTGCAAAGTGCAATTCAACATGAGGAATCCTCAGAGAGTGATAAAGAAATGTCACTTCCTATAATTACAAATTCATCAAGTACTCATTGTCAGACGTGCATAATGACAGATGAAAGCaaagttgg atacCTAACTCTGAATGAAAGTCAGGCGCAGCCTGGACCGAGTAACATGAACCAACAACCTCCACTTTTAGCAGAAACACCTACTACAAAAACATATCAAGTTCCAGTACGACGAATATTAAAAGAGATTTCACCAATACCAAAGACGGACCACCTTCATCAAGAAAACAACAAGCTACACTAG
- the LOC105202492 gene encoding jerky protein homolog-like isoform X2, with amino-acid sequence MSPTFYGPRKTNRASWTQENLDKALKDLQNKNASIRDIALKNNIPEKTLRTRIKENNFIKGNLGKKSHLGEEMEKKLVEHVIKLQSVGFAPSRKNLRKLTFNLSQKLGLKQVFNIEKKIAGKGWYRSFMRRNPTLSIRKPRGTSNARANAMNKEDIKNYFDLLKQCLNDNNLMNKPSNIYNMDESGLQLNNEPDVVVALKGSRNVQIRQCAERGETITIVTCCNAEGSFLPPYCIFKGIRKQETWDMNMPPGSVIKMRKESAYINEDLFMDWLENHFIPRKSPGQCLLILDGHGSQTNSPDMLQMAVDNDVHILCLPSHTTHYLQPLDRAFFKPLKTYFRDAACEWGNANPTKKIGRIHFGLLLTKAWSQAATIQTGISGFRATGIYPFCPSAIPEYAYLQSAIQHEESSESDKEMSLPIITNSSSTHCQTCIMTDESKVGYLTLNESQAQPGPSNMNQQPPLLAETPTTKTYQVPVRRILKEISPIPKTDHLHQENNKLH; translated from the exons ATGTCGCCAACGTTTTATGGTCCTCGAAAAACAAACCGAGCGTCATGGACGCAAGAAAATCTTGATAAAGCTTTGaaagatttgcaaaataaaaatgcatcaaTAAGagatattgctttaaaaaataatattcctgaaaagACCCTCAGGACtcgaataaaagaaaataattttattaaaggaaaTCTGGGCAAGAAATCTCATCTAGGcgaagaaatggaaaaaaaattagtcgaACATGTTATAAAACTACAATCAGTAGGATTTGCAccttcaagaaaaaatttaagaaaactaactttcaatttatcacaaaaattgggtctgaaacaagtttttaatatcgagaaaaaaattgctgGAAAGGGTTGGTACAGGTCATTTATGAGAAGAAATCCTACTTTGTCCATTAGAAAACCCAGAGGAACGTCAAATGCACGTGCAAATGCAATGAATAAAGAAGATATTAAGAACtattttgatttattgaaaCAATGTCTCAATGACAATAACTTGATGAATAAACCcagtaatatttataacatgGATGAGTCTGGTCTGCAACTGAACAATGAACCTGATGTTGTGGTAGCTCTTAAAGGTAGTAGAAATGTTCAAATTCGTCAATGTGCTGAAAGGGGAGAAACAATTACAATAGTAACTTGCTGTAATGCGGAAGGTTCATTCTTACCACCATACTGCATATTTAAAGGTATTAGAAAGCAGGAAACATGGGACATGAATATGCCACCTGgatctgttattaaaatgagaAAG GAATCTGCCTATATCAATGAAGATCTCTTCATGGATTGGCTGGAAAATCATTTTATTCCAAGAAAGAGTCCAGGACAATGTTTATTGATTTTGGATGGCCATGGATCCCAGACAAACTCTCCTGATATGCTACAAATGGCAGTGGATAATGATGTCCATATACTTTGTTTACCTAGCCATACTACACACTATCTTCAACCACTTGATAGAGCATTTTTTAAACCTCTAAAAACATATTTTCGAGATGCTGCCTGTGAATGGGGTAATGCAAATCcaacgaaaaaaattggaagaatTCATTTTGGTCTCTTGTTAACAAAAGCTTGGTCTCAAGCAGCTACTATCCAGACGGGAATATCAGGTTTTAGAGCAACTGGTATATATCCTTTTTGTCCATCAGCAATACCAGAATATGCATATCTGCAAAGTGCAATTCAACATGAGGAATCCTCAGAGAGTGATAAAGAAATGTCACTTCCTATAATTACAAATTCATCAAGTACTCATTGTCAGACGTGCATAATGACAGATGAAAGCaaagttgg atacCTAACTCTGAATGAAAGTCAGGCGCAGCCTGGACCGAGTAACATGAACCAACAACCTCCACTTTTAGCAGAAACACCTACTACAAAAACATATCAAGTTCCAGTACGACGAATATTAAAAGAGATTTCACCAATACCAAAGACGGACCACCTTCATCAAGAAAACAACAAGCTACACTAG
- the LOC120357182 gene encoding protein ALP1-like isoform X1 yields MNYDDDHLALLLWLRRRRRRQELERQQINRRTARWWVHPIIDERHLQGAYDNLVLELRRDAERFHNFHRMSPVQFDELLAMIEPIVTKVHLTREPLHPGLRLSLTLRYLASGDSMASLHYLYRVGKSTVPKIIAETTEALWQTLQPQVLPPPTLQTWIKIAENFENKWHFPNCVGAIDGKHVTAQCFKNTGSAFYNYKGTFSTVLMGVSDADLRFVYVSIGSAGRESDGGIFQNLDFGRCIETGTLPLPPPKTLPGTNICLPVVFVGDAAFPLLKNLLRPYSGTNLSPEKIIFNYRLSTARRLIENAFGVMSARWRIFRRSIVASLSTVDNIVKSCVVLHNWLRNAELNVLPAQRRYVPVGFVDVEDRYGNVEPGQWRNEEPSGALRGFASNTSRNCTNDAKRIREMYTDYFMKEGQVPWQWNKLPNYQREAYMQ; encoded by the coding sequence atgaattACGATGACGATCACCTTGCTTTATTATTGTGGCTACGAAGAAGGCGAAGACGACAAGAGCTAGAAAGGCAACAAATTAATCGGAGAACAGCTCGATGGTGGGTTCATCCTATTATAGACGAACGTCATCTTCAAGGTGCTTATGATAACCTTGTGCTTGAACTTCGCCGTGACGCAGAACGTTTTCACAATTTTCATCGCATGTCTCCCGTTCAATTTGATGAATTATTAGCAATGATAGAACCTATTGTTACAAAAGTACATTTGACAAGAGAACCATTGCATCCAGGACTACGATTATCATTGACGTTGCGATACCTTGCATCTGGGGATAGTATGGCAAGTCTACATTATCTTTACCGCGTAGGTAAATCTACTGTACCGAAAATAATTGCAGAAACAACAGAAGCACTTTGGCAAACACTACAGCCTCAAGTACTTCCTCCACCAACTCTACAAACATGGATTAAAATCGcagaaaactttgaaaataaatggCATTTTCCAAATTGTGTCGGCGCAATTGACGGGAAACACGTTACCgcacaatgttttaaaaatacaggATCAGCTTTCTATAACTACAAAGGCACATTCAGTACTGTTTTAATGGgagtttctgatgctgatcttCGCTTTGTATATGTTAGTATCGGTTCTGCTGGTAGAGAAAGCGACGGaggtatttttcaaaatttagattttggAAGATGCATCGAAACAGGAACATTACCATTGCCTCCACCCAAAACATTACCGGGCACAAATATTTGCCTTCCCGTAGTATTTGTTGGTGATGCTGCAttcccattattaaaaaatttattgcgaccATATTCTGGTACTAACTTGAGtccagaaaaaattatttttaattatcgcttGAGTACAGCAAGGCGTCTAATCGAAAACGCATTTGGAGTAATGTCAGCCAGGTGGAGAATATTCCGACGATCAATTGTTGCATCACTTTCAACTGTAgataatatagttaaaagttGTGTAGTACTGCACAATTGGCTTCGAAATGCGGAACTGAACGTTTTGCCTGCACAAAGAAGATACGTTCCAGTAGGTTTTGTAGATGTAGAAGATCGCTATGGAAATGTAGAACCTGGTCAATGGCGAAACGAAGAACCATCTGGCGCACTTCGAGGTTTTGCATCAAATACATCAAGAAACTGTACAAATGACGCTAAAAGAATTCGAGAAATGTATACAGACTATTTTATGAAAGAAGGTCAGGTACCTTGGCAATGGAATAAGCTTCCGAACTATCAACGGGAAGCGTATATGCAATAG
- the LOC120357182 gene encoding protein ALP1-like isoform X2, which produces MSPVQFDELLAMIEPIVTKVHLTREPLHPGLRLSLTLRYLASGDSMASLHYLYRVGKSTVPKIIAETTEALWQTLQPQVLPPPTLQTWIKIAENFENKWHFPNCVGAIDGKHVTAQCFKNTGSAFYNYKGTFSTVLMGVSDADLRFVYVSIGSAGRESDGGIFQNLDFGRCIETGTLPLPPPKTLPGTNICLPVVFVGDAAFPLLKNLLRPYSGTNLSPEKIIFNYRLSTARRLIENAFGVMSARWRIFRRSIVASLSTVDNIVKSCVVLHNWLRNAELNVLPAQRRYVPVGFVDVEDRYGNVEPGQWRNEEPSGALRGFASNTSRNCTNDAKRIREMYTDYFMKEGQVPWQWNKLPNYQREAYMQ; this is translated from the coding sequence ATGTCTCCCGTTCAATTTGATGAATTATTAGCAATGATAGAACCTATTGTTACAAAAGTACATTTGACAAGAGAACCATTGCATCCAGGACTACGATTATCATTGACGTTGCGATACCTTGCATCTGGGGATAGTATGGCAAGTCTACATTATCTTTACCGCGTAGGTAAATCTACTGTACCGAAAATAATTGCAGAAACAACAGAAGCACTTTGGCAAACACTACAGCCTCAAGTACTTCCTCCACCAACTCTACAAACATGGATTAAAATCGcagaaaactttgaaaataaatggCATTTTCCAAATTGTGTCGGCGCAATTGACGGGAAACACGTTACCgcacaatgttttaaaaatacaggATCAGCTTTCTATAACTACAAAGGCACATTCAGTACTGTTTTAATGGgagtttctgatgctgatcttCGCTTTGTATATGTTAGTATCGGTTCTGCTGGTAGAGAAAGCGACGGaggtatttttcaaaatttagattttggAAGATGCATCGAAACAGGAACATTACCATTGCCTCCACCCAAAACATTACCGGGCACAAATATTTGCCTTCCCGTAGTATTTGTTGGTGATGCTGCAttcccattattaaaaaatttattgcgaccATATTCTGGTACTAACTTGAGtccagaaaaaattatttttaattatcgcttGAGTACAGCAAGGCGTCTAATCGAAAACGCATTTGGAGTAATGTCAGCCAGGTGGAGAATATTCCGACGATCAATTGTTGCATCACTTTCAACTGTAgataatatagttaaaagttGTGTAGTACTGCACAATTGGCTTCGAAATGCGGAACTGAACGTTTTGCCTGCACAAAGAAGATACGTTCCAGTAGGTTTTGTAGATGTAGAAGATCGCTATGGAAATGTAGAACCTGGTCAATGGCGAAACGAAGAACCATCTGGCGCACTTCGAGGTTTTGCATCAAATACATCAAGAAACTGTACAAATGACGCTAAAAGAATTCGAGAAATGTATACAGACTATTTTATGAAAGAAGGTCAGGTACCTTGGCAATGGAATAAGCTTCCGAACTATCAACGGGAAGCGTATATGCAATAG
- the LOC105201591 gene encoding uncharacterized protein LOC105201591 isoform X1, whose product MALYENTSVEYNSEDFNELIIHYIRSRPQLWDLKNKQYKDNVVKKKLWCELAQELNVSEDLVRNRWRNIRDRYMKEKKKLQTKSGQAAVQYSVWSLMPSLSFLSDTVEPRKTVTNYENFGIEHPVSIDALSPASSETFVDIHSAYDTQEQVHNMEDTNIRQTNQTEFCSPQFRSLPRPNSASSRSNSISPYPSSASPRPNSVSPRPIDAFPSSTGAPFIRTSNISRPESISPRPSSAPYLRDSVSPCSRRSDTVGSYSQQNYAQYAKRAKKQLPETRTDAVDQAILNLVEKRNSTDTMNSDDLFYLSISRDSQQLNVNAKLRLKALVLQALSQVVTEEQNKI is encoded by the exons ATGGCATTATACGAAAATACATCTGTGGAATACAATTCTGAAGATTTTAATGAACTCATAATTCATTACATTAGAAGCCGCCCACAATTATGggacttaaaaaataaacaatataaagacaacgtggtaaaaaaaaaattatggtgtGAACTGGCTCAAGAACTTAATGTTAGTG AGGATTTAGTGAGAAATCGATGGAGGAATATTCGAGATCGGTACatgaaggagaaaaagaaattacaaacaaaaagtGGACAAGCAGCTGTTCAGTATTCTGTATGGTCACTTATGCCAAGTTTAAGTTTTTTGTCAGATACAGTGGAACCTCGCAA AACTGTGACAAATTACGAAAATTTCGGCATTGAACATCCTGTATCTATTGATGCATTGTCACCAGCATCATCGGAAACATTTGTAGATATACATAGTGCATATGATACACAAGAAcaag TACACAATATGGAGGATACCAATATAAGACAGACAAATCAAACAGAATTTTGTTCACCACAGTTCAGGTCATTGCCTCGTCCTAACAGTGCCTCGTCTCGTTCTAATAGCATCTCGCCTTATCCAAGCAGTGCCTCGCCTCGTCCTAACAGTGTCTCGCCTCGTCCTATTGATGCCTTTCCTAGTTCTACAGGAGCTCCATTTATTCGTACTTCGAACATTTCACGTCCTGAGAGCATTTCACCTCGTCCCTCGAGTGCACCATATCTTCGAGACAGCGTCTCGCCCTGTTCTCGGAGATCTGATACAGTGGGCAGCTATTCTCAACAAAATTACGCACAATATGCAAAACGAG caaAAAAGCAATTGCCTGAAACGCGTACAGATGCGGTCGACCAGGCAATTTTAAACTTGGTGGAAAAACGAAATTCAACCGACACCATGAATTCAGACGATCTCTTTTATTTGTCTATATCGCGGGATTCACAGCAACTAAACGTAAATGCGAAATTACGTTTAAAAGCACTAGTATTACAAGCGCTTTCTCAAGTTGTAACAGaggaacaaaataaaatctaa
- the LOC105201591 gene encoding putative protein TPRXL isoform X2 codes for MKEKKKLQTKSGQAAVQYSVWSLMPSLSFLSDTVEPRKTVTNYENFGIEHPVSIDALSPASSETFVDIHSAYDTQEQVHNMEDTNIRQTNQTEFCSPQFRSLPRPNSASSRSNSISPYPSSASPRPNSVSPRPIDAFPSSTGAPFIRTSNISRPESISPRPSSAPYLRDSVSPCSRRSDTVGSYSQQNYAQYAKRAKKQLPETRTDAVDQAILNLVEKRNSTDTMNSDDLFYLSISRDSQQLNVNAKLRLKALVLQALSQVVTEEQNKI; via the exons atgaaggagaaaaagaaattacaaacaaaaagtGGACAAGCAGCTGTTCAGTATTCTGTATGGTCACTTATGCCAAGTTTAAGTTTTTTGTCAGATACAGTGGAACCTCGCAA AACTGTGACAAATTACGAAAATTTCGGCATTGAACATCCTGTATCTATTGATGCATTGTCACCAGCATCATCGGAAACATTTGTAGATATACATAGTGCATATGATACACAAGAAcaag TACACAATATGGAGGATACCAATATAAGACAGACAAATCAAACAGAATTTTGTTCACCACAGTTCAGGTCATTGCCTCGTCCTAACAGTGCCTCGTCTCGTTCTAATAGCATCTCGCCTTATCCAAGCAGTGCCTCGCCTCGTCCTAACAGTGTCTCGCCTCGTCCTATTGATGCCTTTCCTAGTTCTACAGGAGCTCCATTTATTCGTACTTCGAACATTTCACGTCCTGAGAGCATTTCACCTCGTCCCTCGAGTGCACCATATCTTCGAGACAGCGTCTCGCCCTGTTCTCGGAGATCTGATACAGTGGGCAGCTATTCTCAACAAAATTACGCACAATATGCAAAACGAG caaAAAAGCAATTGCCTGAAACGCGTACAGATGCGGTCGACCAGGCAATTTTAAACTTGGTGGAAAAACGAAATTCAACCGACACCATGAATTCAGACGATCTCTTTTATTTGTCTATATCGCGGGATTCACAGCAACTAAACGTAAATGCGAAATTACGTTTAAAAGCACTAGTATTACAAGCGCTTTCTCAAGTTGTAACAGaggaacaaaataaaatctaa
- the LOC105201595 gene encoding acyl-CoA Delta(11) desaturase: MALKPQVNKELEEKPKFNRSIVWRNVIILSLLHLGALAGLYLSFTSAKYMTIFFDEYTIFLYEFSLLGISAGAHRLWSHRSYKAKWPLQLLLTFMNTVAFQDSVIVWARDHRVHHKFSDTDADPHNPNVGFFFSHIGWLLCKKHPDVTKKGKGIDMSDLESNAILAFQKKYYTILVILLCFVLPTVIPVVFWEEKWLNAYLIPGVLRHILILNVALMINSIGHRYGYKPYDKYINPADNLIFSIFSSGEGWHNYHHVFPGDYRSIELKSMLNLTKMFIEFFEKISWAYDLKYASDETIRKRMKRTGDGKWVKQYNYN, encoded by the exons ATGGCGTTAAAACCACAAGTAAATAAGGAACTTGAAGAAAAACCGAAATTTAATAGATCAATAGTATGgcgtaatgtaattattttatcgttGCTACATCTTGGTGCCCTGGCTGGACTTTACCTCTCATTTACATCGGCGAAATATATGACTATTTTTTTCGATGAgtata caatttttttatacgaatttagCCTTTTGGGAATCTCAGCTGGGGCTCATCGACTTTGGTCCCATCGATCCTACAAAGCCAAGTGGCCTCTCCAATTGCTGCTGACATTCATGAACACTGTAGCTTTTCAG GATTCCGTGATTGTATGGGCCAGAGACCACAGGGTCCACCATAAATTTAGTGATACTGACGCCGACCCACATAACCCCAACGTCGGATTCTTTTTTTCGCATATAGGCTGGCTGCTTTGCAAAAAACATCCCGATGTCACGAAAAAGGGGAAAGGCATTGATATGTCTGATCTAGAGAGCAATGCAATATtagcttttcaaaaaaa ATATTATACGATATTGGTGATATTGCTCTGCTTTGTTTTGCCAACCGTTATCCCGGTCGTATTTTGGGAAGAAAAATGGCTAAACGCCTACTTAATCCCTGGCGTTCTTCGTCATATTTTGATACTAAATGTAGCTTTAATGATTAATTCAATAGGCCACAGATATGGTTATAAACCATATGACAA ATATATAAATCCAGcagacaatttaattttttctatattttcctCGGGAGAAGGATGGCACAACTATCATCACGTCTTTCCGGGGGATTATAGATctattgaattaaaaagtatgcttaatttaacaaaaatgtttatcgaatttttcgaaaaaatcaGTTGGGCCTACGATTTGAAATATGCATCGGATGAAACGATAAGAAAACGTATGAAGAGAACGGGCGACGGAAAATGGGTCAAacagtataattataattaa
- the LOC105203403 gene encoding uncharacterized protein LOC105203403 isoform X1 — protein MKENAWIEISKIMTEANCGDMYTPSYCQKRCVSLRDQYNREKRKLDIQSKSGSGASKASQFPFFSQLAFLDRVIKRRRSYTNCTISEPVINEEDDLLQIVASSSNSENKNVNKQHIDNKKYFNKENVAPKHKKWKVDETKELEQSLVQMTQRISSYMENKSSTADNAFMDFIKVQFSTIPEKEKNARRKMIMDALTPSNTVTFNKCLINV, from the exons atGAAAGAAAATGCTTGGATAGAAATATCCAAAATAATGACTGAAGCTAATTGtg GTGACATGTATACTCCATCCTATTGTCAAAAAAGGTGCGTCTCATTAAGGGACCAATATaacagagagaaaagaaagctAGATATTCAATCTAAAAGTGGAAGTGGTGCAAGTAAAGCTAGtcaatttcctttcttttcGCAGTTAGCATTCTTGGACCGCGTAATTAAAAGACGAAG AAGCTACACAAATTGCACAATATCTGAACCAGTAATTAATGAAGAAGATGACTTGTTACAAATTGTTGCAAGTTCATCGAACagcgaaaataaaaatgtaaataagcaGCATATTgataacaagaaatattttaataaagaaaatgttgCACCAAAACACAAGAAGTGGAAAGTCGACGAAACAAAGGAGTTAGAGCAATCATTAGTTCAAATGACTCAAAGAATTTCATCATATATGGAAAACAAGTCTTCAACGGCAGATAACGCTTTTATGGActttataaaagtacaatttagCACTAttccagaaaaagaaaaaaatgcaagacgaaagatgaTTATGGATGCTCTTACCCCAAGCAACACagttacgtttaataaatgtttaataaacgtttag
- the LOC105203403 gene encoding uncharacterized protein LOC105203403 isoform X2, with translation MYTPSYCQKRCVSLRDQYNREKRKLDIQSKSGSGASKASQFPFFSQLAFLDRVIKRRRSYTNCTISEPVINEEDDLLQIVASSSNSENKNVNKQHIDNKKYFNKENVAPKHKKWKVDETKELEQSLVQMTQRISSYMENKSSTADNAFMDFIKVQFSTIPEKEKNARRKMIMDALTPSNTVTFNKCLINV, from the exons ATGTATACTCCATCCTATTGTCAAAAAAGGTGCGTCTCATTAAGGGACCAATATaacagagagaaaagaaagctAGATATTCAATCTAAAAGTGGAAGTGGTGCAAGTAAAGCTAGtcaatttcctttcttttcGCAGTTAGCATTCTTGGACCGCGTAATTAAAAGACGAAG AAGCTACACAAATTGCACAATATCTGAACCAGTAATTAATGAAGAAGATGACTTGTTACAAATTGTTGCAAGTTCATCGAACagcgaaaataaaaatgtaaataagcaGCATATTgataacaagaaatattttaataaagaaaatgttgCACCAAAACACAAGAAGTGGAAAGTCGACGAAACAAAGGAGTTAGAGCAATCATTAGTTCAAATGACTCAAAGAATTTCATCATATATGGAAAACAAGTCTTCAACGGCAGATAACGCTTTTATGGActttataaaagtacaatttagCACTAttccagaaaaagaaaaaaatgcaagacgaaagatgaTTATGGATGCTCTTACCCCAAGCAACACagttacgtttaataaatgtttaataaacgtttag